The DNA region AAGATCCTGCTCTGGATTCCAAAATAATTATTTGCAAGTACGTAGAAAATGAGAATAGATGAGCCTCTCccctaaataaaatattttctccTCTTTATTTAGAGTTTACTTCTCTATAATCTTGATCTGTTAGAAGTTTTTTAGTCAGACTTTACCTTTCATAATATTCAATCATCTTTAATCGTTTTATCAACTTCTCAATTCTCAGTCTTTAAATAAGTGGGGTTCATTCAAATCAAAGATCCACATGTAGTGGATCATTCCCTGGTCCACAATTTACGGACCAGGAGATCTGCTCTCATCTTGATTATACTTATAATCAAACAAATTGCAATCAttttatcaaatattaaaattctAAAGGTAAAATATAAATAAAGTTCATCATAAAATTCCGGTATTGCCCTTGGCACTTGAAAAAGTTTTCAGACTTGACATGCTGCAGTTAATGGAGTACCTGGAGAAGCGGCAGAGGTAAGGGAGGTCGAGGATGGTGCCGCTGTGGCAGGCGTCGACGAGGGCGTGCAGCTTGGCGCCGCGGGGCAGCGGGCGAACGAGCGTCTCGTTGACCTCGTCGTCCACGATGGTGCCCTTCGACTTGAAGTCCACCGGGCAGAGCGCCTCGTCGAGCCCGTCCACCTCGTCGCCGCTCGGGTCCAGCTTCTGCACCCCGTGGCCGGAGAAGTGGAACACCAGCGAGTCCCCCGCCTCGCATCCCTGCACCAGCCACCGCATCGCCGCCCTCAGGTTCTCCTTCGTCGGGATCCGCTGCGGGTCGCTCTCCTCATCTGCAATTGCAATAATTGAGAATTAGCGGGGAGATGAGCTCGCGCCCGCCCTCGAATCCGACGCACGGTGGCGCTCGATTTCCTCACCGGTGAGCACGACGATGCACGCCGCGGGGTAGCCGAACTTCTCGGTGAGCAGGTACCTGACGCAGTTGACGTCGTTCACCGTCCCTTTCAGCTCGCACGGCTGGCCGGCGTAGCTTATCCCGACGAGCAGAGCCCTCTTCTTCCCGTGCGCACCGGGGAAGCTTGAAGGCATCTGGGCCGCCGTCGGGTGGCCGTAGTAGTCGGAGTAGGAATTCGATCCGCCGGTCGCATTGGAGAAGTTCCTGACGACAGACCTGAGGAACCCCACCGCCTGCCTGACAGGGTCCTGGTAGTCCTTGACGCCGGTGACGGCGAGGCACACGGCGCAGCGAATGGACTTCGCTTGCGGCGGCACTTCAAGCAGGCGGCTGCAACCGCGGCACCTGACCGTGCCCTTTCTTCTCCGGCACATGGACATGATCCTAGTTGATCAACCCCGGCCGCTCCCTTCCCTTCCCCTGTCTGCGAGGAGAGCCATCAGGCATCGGCCATGGTCTCTGGCTAGTTCTAGGTCTTCACCCCGCCGGTTGATTCCGTGCTTTCTGACTTTGCCATGGCATCGATGCTCTAAAATTTACAAAGAAGGTGAGAAGGGAATCGGATTCTTGCTTCCTACTTTTCCCCCGCACCGCACTACCTTCAAGCTCGCGTCCATAGTTTAAAAGTCTATACCCTATGGAATAAAACGACCAAAATTTTAAATCATGTCACCAtccatataataataataataataataataatttatcatgTCTGAAAAATATGAAGATAGAATGTTGGGTACAATGGATTGATGGTTGATCGAGAAAAAACCTTTTACTCCACAGAATAATCTGTTGGATCGGGTAAATAGTATTTatcattttttagaaatttaagaATATACAAcagaaagaaaaataagaaagtaCATACGCTAacataagtatttttttttacttagttcggagtcttCGATGACTCCTATTTCGAAATCTATACTCGTTGAgtatttcgttgggcaatcactatcagtttgaAAATGAATTGCGAAGATTGAGTATAAGAACTAAAATATAAATGTTATTGACAAATAGAAAGAAAATTGAAGAAGTCTTCATTCTTCAAACTTTGGAGCAATTTTTTggtgtcgtcggagctttttcGGAGTAGCACGTGAATATAAAAGTCGTAGCAGATGTTGCACAGAAGCTATTGGTCGAAGACCTTTAAATAGACCCATTCTGAGTACTTGAAACCCCTTCGGGTGCCTGAACCATTGTTGATGTGGTgatctctcgtcgaaacttgatccttcaagtttatccacctccggacGCCTGGATCATTGACGTGGATTTGACCAGCGTCatgctccaactcagcttctcGCTCTAACTCAACTTCTGAAAGACTTTtttggtccgggcacctggaccaaccCCCGGTGTCCGGACCACCCGGGTGCCTAGCCAAGCTGCTCGGGCGAAGctagtccgggcgcctagactaaCTCCAAGCACTctgagtccgggcgcctggacgcCTTGTTTTcatccttttcctttttttttcttgcaacaaggttagcacacaagcaataatagaaaaaaaaagtagCAATTTAACAGTCTCTGAACTGTCCGGCCCTGACCTTCGATTTCACTAAAACTCCGGAGTCGGACCGACACCTATTACTTCCTCGATTGAGAACGTGTCTTATAGAACTCAAAATGAATAACCCAACAAATCAAGTTAAAATTTGAAGCCAAAGTAAGAACATACGTTTCCCACTTGCAATCATTAAAAGAAACAAATTTTCAGCCAATATGAATTGTGAGCACTGTAATCGAGGAGGTATATTCTTCAAACAGAATCAACTGCAAGACTTTGTTTTTTTAAAGGAAAAATTGGGAAAATTAGAACCAGCCGAAAGGCTATTCTTTTCTCACTATCTCTAACAATCTGACGGCAATATCAATTATTTATATGACCTAATTTATCCAAAAActaaaatagtaaattaacctAATACAAATAAGAAATTACCCAAAAGCCAAAACTCaaaacttagtttatttttttcaacATAGTCTCCCTTaaactaagtttgtaacattttccatgccaagtattttttttcaatttcataAAAGTCTCCATATTCAACCCCTTGGTGAAAATATGTGCCACTTGATCTTCACTCTTGCAATAATCAACTGCAATCTTATTCTCATGAACCAAGTTATGAATGAAGTGGTATTTGATATCAATGTGCTTAATGCGACCATGAAAAATCAGACTCTTAGTGAACTCAATAGCTGATTTGTTATCGCAAAATATCATTGTTGAGTCATCTTGCTTATGTTGAAGAAATCCAAGCATATGTTGGGGTAGCGGGCCGGTAAGAGGGGAtgagtgaattgcctgaaaaataagaaatacccttctcgttctttcaactctaaaaatgtaacagtaaaataataaaatgatagaaaatagagaaaaaactCAAGAAattgacttgattacaacctaagtggttgttaatccaagacgattAAAAATCTCAGAaacaatctccttctctgaaggcggagaaaccttttgcacactaagaaagctcaaacgttgctaggaattgaatacaagagttgatgctttatttcctagctctaggggtttttttatagctcttggaaattctATCTACagcgttgagggcgcctccaccgAAGCATTTGGATAAATCTTTATCCAAATGCGAAATGGTCATATTGACTGCTTTGAGAGCGCCCTCAACGGCCTTGAGGGCGCCTTGGAcgctatggagggcgccctcccgcCTGAAGaggtggaggcgccttcaacactgcgttgagggcacctccagcttgCTTTTCAAGCTCCTTttgacttcttttcttcttccgaagcttggatcgcttgggtgatttcgaccaactgAAATAtgactcacccgaacctaatgtccggccttctcctcgagcaggcttctgcttcgacttcttgtcccttgaacgtcgcgtacgtttttctcgtccaccggtgtactcttccgcagctctttcgtccctcagacgcaccgagcccgttgactcccttcccgtgctgtccttctcgccagctgtgtctttcgctcgacttcctgtgctcctaagctcctgcacacttagacacagggatcaaaaccaaacaggacctaacctaacttggttgatcacatcaaaacaaccacgaggtccaacaatttccccttttttgatgtgcattaacccaagttcaagttagggtaaaaaaaaacaaacaagtaatttaaagaaattacagaACTAACATTTCAAGCATAAAGTTTGCAATtaaaaagaaattacaatacTAAGTATAAAATGAATTGATCTATTAAAATtcagaaaaaaataatttgacaaaAATTACTCCCCTTAAACTTATACTTATCTCTCCCCCTTTAGTCACATCAAAAAATAGGATACAATTTTGAACTATAAAAGCATGTTTTTAGGTATAAAACCattttgagttaaaaaaaaatttagcgcAATTTctaggtaaaaaaaaatattgacagggaaaaaacattgaaaataattt from Zingiber officinale cultivar Zhangliang chromosome 4B, Zo_v1.1, whole genome shotgun sequence includes:
- the LOC121977060 gene encoding metacaspase-1-like, producing MSMCRRRKGTVRCRGCSRLLEVPPQAKSIRCAVCLAVTGVKDYQDPVRQAVGFLRSVVRNFSNATGGSNSYSDYYGHPTAAQMPSSFPGAHGKKRALLVGISYAGQPCELKGTVNDVNCVRYLLTEKFGYPAACIVVLTDEESDPQRIPTKENLRAAMRWLVQGCEAGDSLVFHFSGHGVQKLDPSGDEVDGLDEALCPVDFKSKGTIVDDEVNETLVRPLPRGAKLHALVDACHSGTILDLPYLCRFSRAGSWQWENHTPQSGAYKGTSGGLAILISGCDDHQTSADTSALAGSTSTGAMTYSFIQAIESEQCPTYGRLLINMRSVIRRTNGTAISLHGPIAALMRRVFNSGLTQEPQLSSSDMFDVYRKPFLL